A segment of the Candidatus Nitrososphaera gargensis Ga9.2 genome:
ACCTCATCAATGAAGTGCATACCACTGTTGAACCGGACCAAAGGGCAGAATTAGTTGACTTCCTCATGAGCGTGAGGCTACGCATTCATTCCATGATAGATGAAAGCATCAGGTTCAAGAGCAAGATCAACTCTGATACAAATTAGTAAAGAAGTTGTTGTTGCTGCTGCCGCCTTGCTGCAATTCATTAGCAATAATGCAGCATGGAGTTATTATGACGCCCGGATTCTAGCGAGGAAGGAATGGTGGAATCCATTCATCTAGGAATTTCTTGTATTCTTTGTCGGTATATGCAAGGGAATGGAATGATGGGTCTTTGAGTGGAATAAAGTCGTATACCTCGTACGATTGAATGATGTCTCCAAACAGGTTCCTGTAGATGTCGCTCTCTTCGTCGGCCATTTCCTCTGATGGGAATGATTGGACACATATCCAGTCGTATCCTCCCCTTGTGCGTCCCGAAAACAAAACAAACGGGGCATCAGCCAGATATTTTTTCAAACCTTCAATCCTTTTCGGAAGATGCTGCGATGTCCTAAATGTTACAAGTACGACGCGGATTACGCGTTTTGGTATCTTCCTTGTGTTGACTGAAATAGTGTATCCAGTTATAACCCCCTCTTCCTCCAGCCTTGCGATCCTAGATTCAATTTCGTCTTCGCTCAGATTGAAGCCAAAGTCTCGCAGAAAGTCCCAGATTTCGCGGACATCCTGCTTCGAATTCTTGCTCAATGCGGAAAGAATAAGCTCGTCGATCTTATCCTGCATGCTGTTACCAGTACCTAGGTATGCACAAGGTAGATTATAGGTATTATTGGGAACTAATATTATACTACTTGTAAAACTAATCGATCAAGTCCCTGCCTGATAATCTTGTTTATATGCCACTTTCCGGTTCAAATAGTAAATGGTAGTCCTTTCGGAGGGCGTAGGGTACTTTATCCTCCTCGGAGTGGGACTTGTCATGGCTCTGGCAGTGACCTCGCTGGTCAGAGCGGAAACCAAATGGCTTGGAACAAGGAAAACTTTTGAATGGTTCTCAACTGCTGGAAGAACTGTAAAAACAGGCCTAATCGCGTCATCGGTAGTATCTGCGTGGACTTGGGCCGCGACGCTTCTCCAATCTTCAACTGTAGCTTACCAGTTTGGGATAAGCGGGCCGTTCTGGTATGCTGCCGGCGCCAGCATTCAAGTTGTCCTTTTCGCAATCCTTGCACTGGAAGTCAAACGAAAAGCTCCATCATCGCATACATTTCCAGAAATTATTTTCGCGCGCTTTGGCAAGAATTCACACAAAGTATTCCTGTTCTTCGCGTTAATGACTAACACAATCGTGACTGCGATGCTTGTATTGGGAGGAGCAGCGGTAGTGAATTCCCTTACTGGCGTTGACATCTATATCGCGGCATTTCTCATTCCTGTTGGTGTCATTATCTACACATTTTTTGGAGGGCTGAAGGCGACATTCCTTGCAGAGTATCTCAATTCAGTTTTCCTTTTCGCGGTAGTCCTGGTTTTCATTAGCGTGATCTACTTTTCAAATCCGCAGGTCGGGGGAATATCGGGTATGTTTGACAGGCTGACGGAGGCTGCCGCGATCAAGCCAGTCGATGGCAATTTTGCTGGTTCATACCTGACCATGGCCTCTACTGGAGCTCTGATCTTTGGAATCATCAACATCGTCGGAAATTTCGGCACTGTTTTTGTGGATCAAGCATATTGGCAGCGTGCCATTGCCGCTGCGCCCAAATCCGCGTTCAAGGGATTTCTGATTGGCGGACTTGCATGGTTTGCAATCCCATTCGCGTTGGCCACTGCACTAGGCCTTGCAGCGGTTGCAATCCATGCCCCACTGATGCCTGAGCAGATAAGCATGGGCTTGGTAGCCCCTACAGCTGCATCCCAGATCCTTGGTGATGTGGGTGCAATTCTTCTCCTTACAATGTTATTCACGGCTGTAATGTCTGCCGGCTCTGCCGAACTCGTATCTGTCTCTTCTTTGATAACCTATGATGTCTATCGAACCTACATCAGACCGTCTGCCACGGGAAGGAGTCTGATGCGGATATCCCGTCTCTCAATCTTGTTTTTTGGGATGGGGATGGGGAGTTTGGCCCTAGTTCTGTTGCAGGTTGGAGCAAGCCTTCAGTATGTCTATCTCGCTATGGGGGTGTTGATAGGGTCGGCTGTTGTCCCGATCGCCCTCGCAGTCGTATGGAAAAAGACCAACAAGGTTGCTGCAACCGTTGGAGCCTTGATTGGATTGTGTTGTGGCTTGGTAGTATGGCTGCTGACTGCCTACACGCTTTATGGCGCAATATCTGTGCATTCAACAGGACAGAACATTCCACTTTTGGCAGGCAACCTGACGTCGATCCTTGTGGGTGGTGCCATAACTTTGCTTGGGAGCGTGATAAAACCAGAGAATTTCGACTTTAGGGTGATGAAGCAGAAAATATTGATCGTGGATGCAAAGATAAGGCGACTGGTAGAGGATGAAAATGACGAAGAATATCTTTTACGGTCCTCTAGATTCGGGTACAAAGTTGCCGTAGCTCTTACGCTTGTGCTCGTAGTTGCTTGGCCTATGCCACTGTATTTGTCTGGGTACATATTTTCCCAGACAGTCTATTCAATATGGATCGGGGTTGCGGTATTGTGGGCTGGCGCCGCCGCGGCAGCGATCATACTGCTACCTCTGATAGAGTCGCGAAAAGGCATTGTCAAAGTTCTTCAAAGGATTGGATATCATGTGATTGACACAAGACCCGGTTACAGGCTTTCAGCCGATGATGATAGATCCGACAACAACCATTATGGCGATACTGGCATCAACAGATCAGCGGCCTATAATAGGAAGATACTCGTACCTTTGGACGGATCCCTTCAATCACTGAGAGCGCTGAATTCATCAACAAACCTTCTTGCCAACGCCGGCAGCGTAACAGCTACAACTACAGTGTACATTCTGAATGTAATAGAATGGATGGATGAAAATGATGAATCTGTTGATGATGAACTGGCTGCGATTATGGAAGAGCAAGGAAAAAAGATGCTGAGAAGCATCCTGCTTCCAAAGAGCAGATCCTCTGTAAAGTATGAAAGAATAGTCAAGCTGGGCGATCCTGCAACAAAGATCATAGAAACGGCGGAAAAATTGGGCGTGGATCTGATAGCAATGGGCACAACTGGTCTAGGCGACGCAAAGGAGATTGGCCATGTTAGTAGCAAGGTTCTCAGGTTGGCATCCATGCCTGTGGTCCTAATCAAGTAGATGGATAGATATCTGACAATAAGAGATCCTAGGCTGATTTTATGTTATGAGAAATGCATGCACAGTATTATGTGCATGCTATGCTGCTATGGCATAAAGAAAGCTCCTTCTACTATCGCAAGGTCATAGATTATACCAATACCAATTGTAAGAGCAGTTGCCGAGGAGATATACTTTAGCGACAGGCTGATAACGCGGTTTTTGTCTTGGCAAGCGGCAGGCCAATAAGCGTACTCATTGCTGCCATGCCAGCTATCGAGCCAGCACCAAATATGGCAATATGTGCAATCCCAAGCGGGACAGAGTTGATGGTTGACAATAAGACCAACATCAGGGCGCCGCTTCCTGCCATGCCGTGTATCATTCCGACAATTAATGACTTGTGGCCATACCTGTGGTCATGTTCATGTGAGTGGACTAATCCTACATCTTCATGGACATGAGGGTGAGCATGTCTGCGTTAATGCACAACTGCGCGCAAGAAACGGCCAAGGTTGAAGCCAGCTAGCGCTTGGATTGCAAGGAAAACCAGCATTATGCCGACACCAAACTCCATCATGCCACTGACCCGTTCAAGAATGCTGATCGCCAGCAATAGCACCATGATATGCCTGCAATAAACAGAGAAGTCGTATGGCCGACCCCTCAAAGGATGCCAAGCATTGGCGCCCGGAACTTGCTGCTTTTGTTGTTAGCTGTTGTAACCATGGTGGAAACCGCCGCCAAATGGTCTGCTTCTATAGAGTGGTGAAGCCCTATGACGAGTCCAATAATCAGCAAGCCTACCTGCGTCGCAGCATTGATACTGCTTTCAAGAGGCCCAAAAATCAACTCTATTTAGGTGGTTGAATGATTCAGCTATTAATCACGGGTTTCTATTGTTTCATTCTTTACATATCCTTTAAGTGAACTACTATCGGACTTGTCCGATAGCCTCTTCTTGTTCCTGCTTCAGCGACCGCTGTTGTACGATCTCTACAGGCGTGTAACTTCCCGGCGTTCCACCGGTAGTAGTAGTAGCAACAACATCATCAGCGATTCCCGCCCTCGCTTAAGGATGTTGGTTGCAGCGTTGTAGTCCCTGTCAAGTACTGCTCTGCATTTTTGACATGATGCATGCG
Coding sequences within it:
- a CDS encoding sodium:solute symporter family transporter produces the protein MVVLSEGVGYFILLGVGLVMALAVTSLVRAETKWLGTRKTFEWFSTAGRTVKTGLIASSVVSAWTWAATLLQSSTVAYQFGISGPFWYAAGASIQVVLFAILALEVKRKAPSSHTFPEIIFARFGKNSHKVFLFFALMTNTIVTAMLVLGGAAVVNSLTGVDIYIAAFLIPVGVIIYTFFGGLKATFLAEYLNSVFLFAVVLVFISVIYFSNPQVGGISGMFDRLTEAAAIKPVDGNFAGSYLTMASTGALIFGIINIVGNFGTVFVDQAYWQRAIAAAPKSAFKGFLIGGLAWFAIPFALATALGLAAVAIHAPLMPEQISMGLVAPTAASQILGDVGAILLLTMLFTAVMSAGSAELVSVSSLITYDVYRTYIRPSATGRSLMRISRLSILFFGMGMGSLALVLLQVGASLQYVYLAMGVLIGSAVVPIALAVVWKKTNKVAATVGALIGLCCGLVVWLLTAYTLYGAISVHSTGQNIPLLAGNLTSILVGGAITLLGSVIKPENFDFRVMKQKILIVDAKIRRLVEDENDEEYLLRSSRFGYKVAVALTLVLVVAWPMPLYLSGYIFSQTVYSIWIGVAVLWAGAAAAAIILLPLIESRKGIVKVLQRIGYHVIDTRPGYRLSADDDRSDNNHYGDTGINRSAAYNRKILVPLDGSLQSLRALNSSTNLLANAGSVTATTTVYILNVIEWMDENDESVDDELAAIMEEQGKKMLRSILLPKSRSSVKYERIVKLGDPATKIIETAEKLGVDLIAMGTTGLGDAKEIGHVSSKVLRLASMPVVLIK
- a CDS encoding Lrp/AsnC family transcriptional regulator gives rise to the protein MQDKIDELILSALSKNSKQDVREIWDFLRDFGFNLSEDEIESRIARLEEEGVITGYTISVNTRKIPKRVIRVVLVTFRTSQHLPKRIEGLKKYLADAPFVLFSGRTRGGYDWICVQSFPSEEMADEESDIYRNLFGDIIQSYEVYDFIPLKDPSFHSLAYTDKEYKKFLDEWIPPFLPR